In one window of Erinaceus europaeus chromosome 17, mEriEur2.1, whole genome shotgun sequence DNA:
- the LOC103117642 gene encoding olfactory receptor 2AG1-like: MELWNATVGSDFLLMGILNDSGSPELLCATITALYMLALTSNSLLILVITVDARLHVPMYLLLGQLSLMDLLFTSVVTPKALVDFLRGDNSISFEGCALQMFLALTLGGAEDLLLAFMAYDRYVAICHPLNYMVLMRPSVCWFMVASSWILASLNAAVHTLYTMHYPFCRARKISHLLCEIPPLLKLACADTSRYVFLVYVTGVTFLLPPLAAILASYTLILFTVLHMPSTEGRQKALVTCSSHLTVVGMFYGAATFMYVLPSSLHNSRQDNIISVFYTIVTPALNPLIYSLRNKEVMGALRRVLGKYIL, encoded by the coding sequence ATGGAGCTCTGGAATGCCACTGTGGGAAGTGACTTCCTGTTGATGGGCATTCTGAATGACAGCGGGTCTCCTGAGCTGCTCTGTGCCACCATCACTGCCCTGTACATGTTGGCCCTGACCAGCAACAGCCTGCTGATCTTGGTCATCACAGTGGATGCCCGGCTCCACGTGCCCATGTACCTCCTGCTCGGGCAGCTCTCACTCATGGACCTGCTCTTCACGTCTGTTGTCACCCCCAAGGCCCTAGTGGATTTCCTGCGTGGTGACAACAGCATCTCCTTTGAGGGCTGTGCCCTGCAGATGTTTCTGGCACTGACCCTGGGTGGTGCCGAGGACCTGCTACTGGCCTTCATGGCTTATGACAGATATGTGGCCATTTGTCATCCTCTGAACTACATGGTTCTCATGAGGCCAAGTGtgtgctggtttatggtggcctCATCCTGGATCCTGGCATCCCTAAATGCTGCAGTACATACCTTGTACACCATGCACTATCCCTTCTGCAGAGCCCGGAAGATCAGCCACCTGCTCTGTGAGATTCCTCCTCTGCTGAAGCTGGCCTGTGCAGATACATCCAGATATGTGTTCCTGGTGTACGTGACAGGTGTGACCTTCCTCTTGCCCCCTCTAGCTGCTATCCTTGCCTCCTACACACTGATTCTGTTTACTGTGCTGCACATGCCCTCCACTGAGGGCAGGCAGAAAGCCCTTGTCACCTGTTCTTCCCACCTGACTGTGGTTGGAATGTTCTATGGAGCTGCCACGTTCATGTATGTTCTGCCCAGTTCCCTCCACAACTCCAGACAGGACAACATCATCTCTGTCTTCTACACAATTGTCACCCCTGCCCTGAACCCTCTTATTTACAGTCTGAGGAATAAGGAAGTCATGGGGGCTTTGAGGAGGGTTCTGGGGAAATATATTCTCTAG